A single Archangium lipolyticum DNA region contains:
- a CDS encoding TVP38/TMEM64 family protein — MRGWGVFCGLLLAAILVPFALFGDGLEAATRRLLADAPSPWRCALLLGGLLASDIVLPVPSSLVSTAAGAMLGFWRGLATSWVGMMVSCQVGYVLGARAGGTTLRRVAGEAELARVARASERHGHWFLLLFRGVPVLAEASVVFAGLGRMPPRRFLSVCALSNLGCSASYAALGALAMETGSFLLLFTGMVLLPALALALVRGTRGG; from the coding sequence GTGCGGGGCTGGGGGGTGTTCTGTGGCCTGTTGCTGGCCGCCATCCTGGTGCCCTTCGCCCTCTTCGGTGACGGGCTGGAGGCGGCCACCCGGCGGCTCCTGGCGGACGCCCCGTCCCCGTGGCGGTGCGCGCTCCTGCTGGGCGGGCTGCTCGCGAGCGACATCGTGCTGCCGGTGCCCTCCAGCCTCGTCAGTACCGCCGCGGGCGCCATGCTGGGCTTCTGGCGTGGCCTGGCCACCTCCTGGGTGGGGATGATGGTGAGCTGCCAGGTGGGCTACGTCCTCGGCGCGCGGGCCGGCGGCACCACCCTGCGGCGCGTGGCGGGCGAGGCCGAGCTGGCCCGGGTGGCTCGGGCCTCCGAGCGCCACGGCCACTGGTTCCTCCTGCTGTTCCGCGGGGTGCCGGTGCTGGCGGAGGCCTCCGTCGTCTTCGCGGGCCTCGGCCGCATGCCTCCGCGCCGCTTCCTCTCCGTCTGCGCCCTGTCCAACCTGGGCTGCTCCGCCTCCTATGCGGCCCTGGGCGCCTTGGCCATGGAGACGGGCTCGTTCCTCCTGCTCTTCACCGGCATGGTGCTCCTCCCCGCGCTCGCGCTCGCGCTGGTGCGCGGGACACGGGGAGGCTGA
- the glgC gene encoding glucose-1-phosphate adenylyltransferase: MNSKRILGMILAGGQGTRLAPLTSKRSKPAVPFGSKFRIIDFALSNFLNSGVYSIYVLTQFKAQSLTEHIQRGWRFGSGLLADYFITLVPAQMYRYEELGPVWYRGTADAIYQNLHLVENHRADNVAIFSGDHIYKMNVAHMLEQHESQRADITIAAYPTPLAEASRFGVMQVDERGRIVEFQEKPKDPKSMPGKPGMALCSMGNYIFKRRVLSELLEVDARTEGSQHDFGKDVLPRALRDGYHIQAYDFQTNPIPGQTRANTYWRDVGTLDAYHEASMDLVSVNPEFDVFNPEWPLRSAVEYSPPAKFVHEAGERMGRALNSMVAGGCIISGGTVRESILFRRVRVNSYSLVERSVILDEVDIGRHAQVRNAIIDKDVRVPPNAKIGFDLAADKARGFTVTDNGIVVVPKGYKFD; encoded by the coding sequence ATGAACAGCAAGCGCATCCTCGGAATGATTCTCGCGGGGGGCCAGGGCACGCGCCTGGCTCCGCTGACGTCCAAGCGCTCCAAGCCCGCCGTGCCGTTCGGGTCGAAGTTCCGCATCATCGACTTCGCCCTGAGCAACTTCCTCAACTCGGGCGTCTACTCCATCTACGTCCTGACGCAGTTCAAGGCGCAGTCGCTCACCGAGCACATCCAGCGCGGCTGGCGCTTCGGCTCGGGCCTGCTGGCCGACTACTTCATCACGCTCGTGCCGGCGCAGATGTACCGCTACGAGGAGCTGGGGCCCGTCTGGTACCGCGGCACCGCCGACGCCATCTACCAGAACCTCCACCTGGTGGAGAACCACCGCGCCGACAACGTGGCCATCTTCTCGGGTGACCACATCTACAAGATGAACGTCGCGCACATGCTGGAGCAGCACGAGTCCCAGCGCGCCGACATCACCATCGCGGCCTACCCCACGCCGCTGGCGGAGGCCTCGCGCTTCGGCGTGATGCAGGTGGACGAGCGCGGCCGCATCGTCGAGTTCCAGGAGAAGCCCAAGGACCCCAAGTCGATGCCGGGCAAGCCGGGCATGGCCCTGTGCAGCATGGGCAACTACATCTTCAAGCGCCGCGTGCTCAGCGAGCTGCTGGAGGTGGACGCGCGCACCGAGGGCTCGCAGCACGACTTCGGCAAGGACGTGCTGCCGCGCGCGCTGCGCGATGGCTACCACATCCAGGCGTATGACTTTCAGACCAACCCCATCCCCGGCCAGACGCGGGCCAACACCTACTGGCGGGATGTGGGGACGCTGGACGCGTACCACGAGGCCTCGATGGACCTGGTGTCCGTCAACCCGGAGTTCGACGTCTTCAACCCGGAGTGGCCGCTGCGCAGCGCGGTCGAGTACAGCCCGCCAGCCAAGTTCGTCCACGAGGCGGGCGAGCGCATGGGACGGGCCCTCAACTCCATGGTGGCCGGAGGCTGCATCATCTCGGGCGGCACGGTGCGCGAGAGCATCCTCTTCCGCCGCGTCCGGGTGAACTCGTACTCGCTGGTGGAGCGCTCCGTCATCCTGGACGAGGTGGACATCGGCCGGCACGCCCAGGTGCGCAACGCCATCATCGACAAGGACGTGCGCGTGCCGCCCAACGCGAAGATTGGCTTCGACCTGGCGGCCGACAAGGCGCGCGGCTTCACCGTCACCGACAACGGCATCGTCGTGGTGCCCAAGGGCTACAAGTTCGATTGA